Proteins from a single region of Burkholderiales bacterium:
- a CDS encoding methyltransferase domain-containing protein, with translation MSNSYSGNYPIENRAGEIERLYLQGAAMAPDTEVMLDRIGVKEGWSCLDIGCGPRGITDLLSRRVGANGRVLGLDMNAGFLDVARAGAPKNVEFRQGDAYGSDLPAGSFDLVHMRFIASTAGGPERLLQEAIRLARPGGIVALQEPDASTLNCYPPHPAWERLKAALVGAFSGVGTDLQLAKRLYAMVRKAGLEDVQYRPFLVGVRSVDPLVDYLPSIIESLRGTVVRLGLLSERELPNVLAECRSHLRKPDTSFTMYTVAQVWGRKAR, from the coding sequence ATGTCCAACTCGTATTCAGGCAATTACCCGATCGAAAACCGCGCTGGTGAAATTGAGCGCCTGTATCTGCAAGGTGCCGCAATGGCTCCCGACACCGAAGTGATGCTGGACCGCATCGGCGTAAAAGAAGGCTGGTCGTGCCTCGACATCGGGTGCGGCCCCCGCGGCATCACCGATCTGCTGAGCAGGCGTGTTGGCGCCAACGGGCGTGTGCTCGGTCTCGACATGAATGCGGGGTTCCTGGACGTCGCGCGCGCCGGTGCGCCGAAAAATGTCGAGTTCCGCCAAGGGGACGCCTATGGGTCGGATTTGCCCGCCGGCAGTTTTGACCTTGTCCACATGCGCTTCATTGCAAGCACCGCCGGCGGCCCCGAACGCCTGCTGCAGGAGGCAATCCGCCTGGCGCGACCGGGCGGCATCGTTGCCCTGCAGGAGCCGGATGCCTCGACGCTTAATTGTTACCCGCCGCATCCCGCCTGGGAGCGATTGAAGGCGGCGCTTGTCGGCGCGTTCAGCGGCGTGGGCACCGATTTGCAATTGGCGAAGCGGCTCTACGCCATGGTTCGAAAAGCGGGCCTCGAAGACGTCCAGTACCGGCCGTTCCTCGTCGGCGTTCGCTCAGTGGACCCATTGGTCGACTATCTGCCGTCAATCATTGAATCCTTGCGCGGCACAGTGGTCAGGCTCGGACTCTTAAGCGAAAGGGAATTGCCAAACGTTCTCGCGGAATGCCGCAGCCATTTACGCAAGCCCGACACGTCGTTCACTATGTATACCGTTGCGCAGGTGTGGGGGCGGAAGGCGCGGTAA
- a CDS encoding LysR family transcriptional regulator, with the protein MQRANVHDLLAFLAVARDRSFTKAAAKLGVSQSALSHTIRGLEARLGLRLLTRTTRSVSPTEAGERLLLTAGPRFEEIEAELEALSELREKPAGTIRITATDHAADTILWPKLAKFLPQYPDIKVEIIIDYGLTDIVAQRYDAGVRSGEQVAKDMIAVRIGPDMRVAVVGTPSYFTKRSLPKKPQDLTGHNCINLRLPTYGGLYAWEFEKGKRELKVRVEGQLIFNGTAQMLNAALAGFGLAYVPEDLAQPHLAAGRLKRVLEDWCPPYSGYHLYYPSRRQSSPAFALLVDALRYRS; encoded by the coding sequence ATGCAGCGCGCGAACGTCCATGACCTGCTCGCCTTTCTCGCTGTAGCGCGAGACCGGAGCTTCACCAAGGCGGCTGCAAAGCTCGGGGTTTCGCAATCGGCGTTGAGCCATACCATCCGTGGGCTGGAAGCGAGGCTGGGCCTCAGGCTCCTGACCCGCACCACGCGCAGCGTCTCCCCGACCGAGGCGGGCGAACGCCTGCTTCTGACTGCGGGCCCCCGCTTTGAGGAGATCGAGGCCGAGCTGGAAGCCCTGAGCGAGCTTCGGGAGAAGCCCGCCGGCACCATTCGGATCACGGCCACCGATCACGCGGCCGACACGATCCTCTGGCCGAAACTTGCGAAATTCCTGCCGCAGTATCCGGACATCAAGGTCGAGATCATTATCGACTATGGCCTGACCGACATCGTCGCGCAGCGCTATGACGCCGGCGTGCGGTCCGGCGAACAAGTGGCGAAGGACATGATCGCAGTCCGCATTGGGCCGGATATGCGCGTCGCGGTCGTCGGCACCCCGTCGTATTTCACCAAGCGATCCCTCCCGAAGAAGCCACAGGACCTGACCGGTCACAATTGCATTAATCTGCGGCTACCGACCTATGGCGGCTTGTACGCCTGGGAATTCGAAAAAGGCAAACGCGAACTGAAGGTGCGTGTCGAAGGCCAGCTCATCTTCAACGGCACTGCCCAGATGCTCAATGCAGCGCTGGCGGGATTCGGCTTGGCCTATGTGCCGGAGGACCTTGCGCAGCCGCATCTTGCCGCAGGCCGTCTCAAGCGGGTGCTTGAGGACTGGTGCCCTCCGTATTCAGGCTACCATCTGTACTATCCAAGCCGGCGCCAGTCCTCGCCGGCGTTTGCGCTGCTGGTCGACGCGCTGCGCTACCGGAGTTAA
- a CDS encoding cupin domain-containing protein: protein MDIQRSGSQPSAKGPAEYFTGTVRIDSLFQAPEPARVRGASVTFEPCARTAWHTHPLGQTLIVTSGCGLVQSWGGPIKVIRPGDVIWCPPREKHWHGAMPTTAMTHIAIQEALDGKVVDWMEKVSEEQYQAGLRTEE from the coding sequence ATGGACATTCAACGAAGCGGATCACAGCCCTCAGCCAAAGGGCCGGCCGAGTACTTCACCGGCACTGTACGCATTGACTCTCTGTTCCAGGCACCCGAGCCGGCACGCGTGCGCGGCGCCAGCGTCACGTTCGAGCCTTGCGCCCGCACCGCATGGCACACCCACCCGCTGGGCCAAACCCTGATCGTGACCTCCGGCTGCGGGCTGGTACAAAGCTGGGGCGGCCCGATCAAAGTGATTCGACCGGGTGACGTGATCTGGTGCCCGCCACGTGAAAAGCATTGGCATGGCGCGATGCCGACCACCGCTATGACCCATATCGCCATTCAGGAGGCGCTTGACGGCAAGGTGGTCGACTGGATGGAGAAGGTCAGCGAGGAACAATATCAGGCCGGATTAAGGACAGAAGAATAG
- a CDS encoding tautomerase family protein, with product MPHVIVKLWPGKSKQQKTRLAEKIVKDVMNVFNYGEESVSVAMEELKPEDWVEKVYKPDILNSRGTLYKKPGYNPFE from the coding sequence ATGCCTCACGTTATCGTAAAACTCTGGCCCGGAAAATCCAAGCAGCAGAAGACTCGACTTGCCGAAAAAATTGTCAAAGACGTAATGAACGTCTTCAACTACGGAGAAGAGTCAGTTTCGGTAGCCATGGAAGAACTCAAACCGGAGGATTGGGTTGAGAAGGTCTATAAGCCGGATATTCTTAACAGTCGGGGGACGTTATACAAGAAACCGGGATACAACCCATTTGAATAG
- a CDS encoding aldo/keto reductase, with protein sequence MQKRKLGKSKLEVSALGLGCMGMSFSYGPPKDKQEMTSLIRSAVERGVTFFDTAEVYGPFTNEELVGEALAPFRKQVVIATKFGFDLSGSDNRPGAAGLNSRPEHIKQAVEGSLKRLRVESIELLYQHRVDPNVPIEDVAGTVKELIHAGKVKHFGLSEAGVQTIRRAHAVQPVTAVQSEYSLWWRRPEAEVLPTLEELGIGFVPYSPLGKGFLTGKINENTTFDSSDFRSTLPRFTPEARKANQALIDLLQKIAVRKKASPAQIALAWLLAQKPWIVPIPGTTKLNRLDENIGAASIQLTPQDLRDIDAAASKITVEGARYPERLEQMTNR encoded by the coding sequence ATGCAAAAGCGCAAACTTGGAAAAAGCAAACTGGAAGTCTCGGCTCTCGGGCTGGGCTGCATGGGGATGAGCTTTTCCTACGGTCCACCCAAAGACAAGCAGGAGATGACCTCACTGATTCGGTCGGCCGTCGAACGCGGCGTTACGTTCTTTGACACCGCTGAAGTGTACGGGCCGTTCACCAATGAAGAGCTCGTCGGCGAAGCGCTCGCTCCGTTCCGTAAGCAAGTGGTGATCGCCACCAAGTTCGGTTTCGATCTGAGTGGCAGCGATAATCGGCCGGGAGCGGCAGGTCTGAATAGTCGGCCCGAACATATCAAGCAGGCCGTCGAGGGCTCACTCAAGCGACTTCGAGTGGAGAGCATCGAACTGTTGTATCAGCATCGGGTTGACCCGAACGTGCCGATCGAAGACGTGGCTGGAACGGTGAAGGAGTTGATTCACGCAGGCAAGGTGAAGCACTTTGGACTTTCTGAAGCAGGTGTGCAAACGATCCGCCGCGCACACGCAGTCCAGCCGGTCACTGCGGTCCAGAGCGAATACTCGCTGTGGTGGAGACGCCCTGAAGCCGAAGTCCTTCCGACCCTCGAGGAACTCGGGATTGGCTTTGTTCCCTATAGTCCGCTGGGAAAGGGCTTCCTGACGGGGAAGATCAACGAAAACACAACGTTCGACAGTTCCGACTTCCGCAGCACTCTTCCTCGCTTTACGCCGGAGGCGCGGAAAGCGAATCAGGCATTGATTGATCTGCTTCAAAAGATTGCAGTACGAAAGAAGGCTTCGCCGGCTCAGATCGCGCTCGCTTGGCTGCTTGCCCAGAAGCCCTGGATCGTTCCAATTCCCGGCACCACCAAGCTGAATCGCCTGGATGAGAACATTGGAGCCGCGTCGATCCAACTGACGCCCCAAGACCTGAGAGATATCGATGCCGCGGCGTCGAAAATCACGGTCGAAGGTGCTCGCTATCCAGAACGCCTGGAGCAAATGACCAATCGCTGA
- a CDS encoding M48 family metallopeptidase, which translates to MSAFRATVQGQYYDGRQPIGSPVTIILAKNEIAVIGAQVSEKCGLNSLRVSPRVGQADRFIALPNGGQLQCPDNAVLNFLPQEVRSEGAVAWLEQRWGVAIACVAIIISTVLAGYFYALPIAAERIAQQVPIATERGLGEQSLAWLDHNKWFQPTKLDARTQTVILKGFAGLYRGLPMERYYRLEFRESSVGPNAFALPGGTIVITDDMVRLAQSKEEVLAVLAHEIGHVELRHTLRNILQSSVVAVVAATLTGDAATLSAAVTGFPVLVAQARYSRQFESEADDYAFQLLKQRGYSPLAFATIMERLMTQKHEGRRRNLTFLATHPMTVERIERARAAAGVPIQGDGTEK; encoded by the coding sequence ATGAGCGCGTTCCGCGCGACGGTGCAAGGACAATACTATGACGGCCGTCAGCCGATCGGCTCGCCTGTCACGATCATTTTGGCAAAGAACGAAATAGCGGTGATCGGTGCTCAGGTTTCAGAAAAATGCGGATTGAACAGCTTGCGCGTTTCGCCGCGCGTGGGGCAAGCCGACCGCTTTATTGCGTTGCCCAACGGCGGACAGTTGCAATGCCCCGACAATGCTGTTCTGAACTTCCTGCCGCAGGAAGTGCGATCGGAAGGTGCGGTTGCCTGGCTTGAGCAGCGCTGGGGTGTAGCCATTGCCTGCGTCGCGATCATCATTAGCACGGTGCTGGCGGGTTATTTCTATGCGTTGCCCATCGCGGCCGAGCGGATCGCGCAGCAGGTGCCGATCGCGACAGAACGCGGGCTTGGCGAACAATCCCTGGCCTGGCTTGACCACAATAAATGGTTCCAGCCAACGAAGCTTGACGCAAGGACACAAACTGTAATTCTCAAGGGTTTTGCGGGGCTTTATCGCGGATTGCCGATGGAGCGCTATTACCGCCTCGAATTTCGGGAATCGTCTGTTGGCCCGAACGCTTTTGCTTTGCCCGGCGGCACGATTGTTATTACCGACGATATGGTAAGGCTGGCGCAGTCCAAGGAAGAAGTCCTTGCCGTGCTGGCCCACGAAATTGGACATGTCGAGCTGCGGCATACCCTGCGCAACATCCTGCAGAGTTCGGTCGTTGCCGTAGTCGCTGCAACGCTTACCGGCGACGCCGCTACCTTAAGCGCCGCAGTAACCGGGTTCCCGGTTTTGGTAGCGCAAGCCCGGTACTCGCGCCAATTCGAAAGCGAGGCCGATGACTATGCTTTCCAGCTGCTCAAGCAGCGCGGCTACTCGCCTTTGGCCTTTGCAACGATCATGGAGCGGCTCATGACTCAAAAACATGAGGGCCGGCGGCGCAACCTGACTTTTCTTGCAACGCACCCGATGACCGTAGAGCGCATTGAACGCGCGCGCGCAGCCGCTGGTGTCCCCATTCAGGGCGACGGGACAGAAAAATAA
- a CDS encoding YjgN family protein: MPLELVDIPQESTPPLKPGSGGVERPRELKLEFRGSAWEYFRIWAVNLCLTLLTFGIFSAWAKVRKKRYFYASTVIDGTPFQYLGQPLPILKGRIVAVILFLAYYISSHFFLSTLPFVLLAVAGLAPWVIVRSAAFNARYSAFRNMTFSFNGGYWDVFKILYLRGLLLLITLGLAFPWWTARFKRYIAAHTRFGSRDGDLALTGKQLFKIYFVAALIIFGLLFIVIFAGSGLAVWLKNAKYAGVLIVVLAYAAYVLAYAYVQARTGNIIWNNIRLGPLRFQSTLQARGMAKLYTANAFGIIASLGLLIPWAVMRTLKYRIDNMRVMLEGKLTEFTGGSAPAVLAAGAEVGEFFDLDLSL; encoded by the coding sequence ATGCCTCTGGAGCTCGTGGATATTCCGCAGGAAAGCACTCCGCCCCTCAAACCGGGTTCGGGTGGCGTTGAGCGGCCGCGGGAATTGAAATTGGAGTTTCGCGGTTCTGCCTGGGAGTATTTTCGCATCTGGGCCGTGAACCTCTGTTTGACGCTCCTCACCTTCGGAATATTTTCGGCATGGGCGAAGGTGCGCAAAAAGCGCTATTTCTACGCCAGTACCGTGATTGACGGCACGCCATTCCAATATCTCGGCCAGCCGCTTCCCATACTCAAGGGGCGAATTGTCGCGGTGATACTGTTCCTGGCTTACTACATCTCCAGCCATTTTTTTCTTTCGACCTTGCCTTTTGTGCTCTTGGCGGTCGCAGGTTTGGCGCCGTGGGTTATCGTGCGCTCGGCGGCGTTCAATGCGCGCTATTCAGCGTTTCGCAATATGACGTTTAGTTTTAACGGCGGCTATTGGGACGTGTTCAAGATCCTATATCTGCGTGGACTTCTCCTGCTCATTACATTGGGTCTGGCGTTTCCTTGGTGGACAGCGCGGTTCAAACGCTATATCGCTGCGCATACCCGCTTTGGCAGCCGAGATGGTGATCTCGCATTGACGGGCAAACAGCTTTTCAAAATTTACTTTGTCGCCGCGCTGATAATCTTTGGTCTCCTTTTTATCGTCATCTTTGCCGGCAGCGGGCTTGCCGTGTGGCTGAAAAACGCCAAATACGCCGGCGTCCTGATTGTAGTTCTGGCCTACGCCGCTTACGTGCTCGCGTATGCCTATGTGCAGGCGCGCACCGGCAATATTATTTGGAACAATATTCGTCTGGGACCGCTTCGTTTCCAATCCACGCTGCAAGCTCGCGGCATGGCGAAATTGTACACGGCGAATGCCTTCGGCATTATCGCTTCGCTCGGGCTACTTATTCCCTGGGCAGTGATGCGCACCCTCAAATACCGGATCGACAACATGCGTGTCATGCTGGAAGGCAAACTCACCGAATTCACCGGCGGCTCCGCGCCGGCCGTACTCGCCGCCGGTGCTGAAGTCGGCGAATTTTTTGACCTGGATCTTTCGCTATGA
- a CDS encoding SHOCT domain-containing protein, translated as MWGHTWSFDWGSGWISMGIIGMLLFWVSILLIIVIIVALIRWLANLGKSSAHQAAQKTPPEILKERYARGEINREEFMQKKQDIAE; from the coding sequence GTGTGGGGACATACGTGGAGCTTTGACTGGGGTTCGGGCTGGATAAGCATGGGCATCATCGGCATGTTGTTGTTCTGGGTTTCCATTCTCCTGATTATTGTGATTATTGTCGCGCTCATCCGATGGCTGGCTAACTTGGGCAAATCATCAGCACATCAAGCTGCGCAGAAAACGCCGCCCGAAATCCTCAAGGAGCGTTATGCTCGCGGGGAAATCAATCGGGAAGAATTCATGCAGAAGAAACAAGACATCGCGGAATAG
- a CDS encoding c-type cytochrome, whose protein sequence is MNVKKLLMALITLGSLCLSGSAYEQMGTVDGRNMMNMSVLRHQFVMQHGIDPKYASLTNPLKPTARNINDGEKLYDQNCAACHGATGLGDGEAGKNLNPPPSNIAALSTMPMTTDGYLYWTIAEGGVPLGTAMPPFKGTLKENQIWKIIIYLREL, encoded by the coding sequence ATGAACGTGAAAAAGCTCCTGATGGCTTTGATCACACTGGGGTCCTTGTGTTTGTCCGGATCTGCATATGAGCAGATGGGTACGGTGGACGGAAGAAACATGATGAACATGTCAGTTCTCCGGCATCAATTTGTCATGCAGCACGGGATTGACCCGAAATATGCTTCTTTAACGAACCCGTTAAAGCCGACTGCCCGCAATATCAATGACGGGGAAAAACTTTACGACCAGAACTGTGCAGCTTGTCACGGAGCAACCGGGTTGGGAGACGGCGAGGCTGGAAAAAACTTGAACCCTCCGCCCTCGAATATTGCCGCGCTTAGCACTATGCCTATGACGACTGATGGATACCTTTACTGGACGATCGCAGAAGGCGGAGTGCCGTTGGGGACGGCCATGCCGCCATTCAAAGGCACGCTCAAAGAAAACCAAATTTGGAAGATCATAATTTATTTGCGTGAGTTATAA
- a CDS encoding ABC transporter ATP-binding protein, translating to MFIHIENVNKGFPVPGGEIVALKNINLDIGKGEFVCLLGPSGCGKSTLLNAIAGFSPPTSGRIAINGSADAAKFPGPDRGMVFQEYALFPWMTVTQNIRFGLEIKGLPKAEMNGKVDALLRKFNLYEFRERFPKDLSGGMSQRVAIARVLALDSPIMLMDEPFGALDALTRRTLQDELLRIWDEYRKTIVFVTHSIEESVYLADRVAVMTYRPGTIKRDVRIAMPRPRDTASAEFNTLKKELANLVMEEQKRLTETEIKGYTTD from the coding sequence ATGTTCATCCATATTGAAAACGTCAACAAGGGCTTTCCAGTCCCGGGTGGGGAAATCGTTGCGCTGAAAAATATTAATCTCGATATCGGGAAAGGCGAATTCGTTTGTCTTCTCGGGCCGTCGGGCTGCGGTAAATCGACCTTGCTCAATGCCATCGCCGGCTTTTCGCCCCCGACCAGTGGCCGCATTGCAATCAACGGCAGCGCGGACGCCGCGAAGTTTCCGGGCCCGGACCGCGGCATGGTGTTTCAGGAATATGCTCTGTTCCCGTGGATGACAGTGACGCAAAATATCCGCTTCGGCCTCGAGATAAAAGGTCTACCCAAAGCGGAAATGAACGGCAAGGTTGACGCATTGCTGCGCAAATTCAACCTATACGAATTTCGCGAGCGTTTTCCCAAGGACCTCTCGGGTGGCATGAGTCAGCGCGTGGCGATCGCCCGCGTACTGGCGCTCGATTCGCCCATCATGCTGATGGATGAACCGTTCGGAGCGCTCGACGCGCTCACCCGCCGCACCTTGCAGGACGAACTGCTGCGCATCTGGGATGAGTACCGGAAAACGATCGTCTTCGTTACTCACAGCATCGAGGAGTCCGTTTATCTCGCCGACCGCGTGGCGGTAATGACCTACCGGCCCGGCACCATCAAGCGCGACGTGCGCATTGCGATGCCGCGTCCGCGCGATACCGCGAGCGCAGAATTCAACACGCTGAAAAAAGAACTGGCGAATCTGGTCATGGAAGAGCAAAAGCGACTCACCGAAACCGAGATCAAAGGCTATACCACGGACTAG